In Prescottella soli, a genomic segment contains:
- the fusA gene encoding elongation factor G: MAQEVLTDLNKVRNIGIMAHIDAGKTTTTERILFYTGVNYKIGETHDGASTTDWMEQEKERGITITSAAVTCFWNKNQINIIDTPGHVDFTVEVERSLRVLDGAVAVFDGKEGVEPQSEQVWRQAAKYDVPRICFVNKMDKMGADFYFTVQTIIDRLGAKPLVLQLPIGAEDDFDGVVDLVEMKAITWRGVVPTGAEPTIEEIPADLADKAAEYREKLLETVAESDEALMEKYFGGEELTVEEIKGAIRKLTVNSELYPVLCGSAFKNKGVQPMLDAVIDYLPNPLDIGEVHGHAVNNEEEELTRKPSKEEPFSALAFKIAAHPFFGKLTFVRVYSGRIEPGAQVLNATKGKKERIGKLFQMHANKENPVDEAVAGHIYAMIGLKDTTTGDTLCDQANPIVLESMTFPDPVIQVSIEPKTKSDQEKLGTAIQKLAEEDPTFSVELDEETGQTVIGGMGELHLDILVDRMRREFKVEANVGKPQVAYRETITKPVEKHEFTHKKQTGGSGQFAKVIIALEPFVGEDGASYEFENKVSGGRVPREYIPSVDAGAQDAMQYGVLAGYPLVNLKLTLLDGAYHDVDSSEMAFKVAGSQALKEAARKAGPVILEPLMAVEVTTPEDYMGEVIGDLNSRRGQIQAMEERSGARVVKALVPLSEMFGYIGDLRSKTQGRANFSMVFDSYAEVPANVSKEIIAKATGE; the protein is encoded by the coding sequence GTGGCACAGGAAGTGCTGACCGACCTGAACAAGGTCCGCAACATCGGCATCATGGCGCACATCGATGCCGGCAAGACCACCACCACCGAGCGCATCCTCTTCTACACCGGTGTGAACTACAAGATCGGTGAGACCCACGACGGTGCGTCGACCACCGACTGGATGGAGCAGGAGAAGGAGCGTGGTATCACCATCACCTCCGCTGCTGTGACCTGTTTCTGGAACAAGAACCAGATCAACATCATCGACACCCCCGGCCACGTCGACTTCACGGTCGAGGTCGAGCGTTCGCTGCGCGTCCTTGATGGCGCTGTCGCAGTGTTCGACGGCAAGGAGGGCGTCGAGCCCCAGTCCGAGCAGGTCTGGCGCCAGGCTGCCAAGTACGACGTTCCGCGCATCTGCTTCGTCAACAAGATGGACAAGATGGGCGCGGACTTCTACTTCACCGTGCAGACCATCATCGATCGCCTCGGCGCGAAGCCGCTGGTTCTCCAGCTGCCGATCGGTGCCGAGGATGACTTCGACGGTGTCGTCGACCTCGTCGAGATGAAGGCCATCACCTGGCGCGGCGTCGTGCCGACCGGTGCTGAGCCCACCATCGAGGAGATCCCCGCGGATCTGGCCGACAAGGCTGCCGAGTACCGCGAGAAGCTGCTCGAGACCGTTGCCGAGTCCGACGAAGCTCTCATGGAGAAGTACTTCGGCGGCGAGGAGCTCACGGTCGAGGAGATCAAGGGCGCCATCCGCAAGCTCACGGTCAACTCCGAGCTGTACCCGGTGCTGTGTGGCTCCGCGTTCAAGAACAAGGGCGTGCAGCCCATGCTCGACGCGGTCATCGACTACCTCCCGAACCCGCTGGACATCGGCGAGGTCCACGGCCACGCCGTGAACAACGAGGAAGAGGAGCTCACCCGCAAGCCGAGCAAGGAAGAGCCGTTCTCGGCTCTGGCCTTCAAGATTGCGGCGCACCCGTTCTTCGGCAAGCTCACCTTCGTGCGCGTCTACTCGGGTCGTATCGAGCCGGGTGCCCAGGTCCTCAACGCGACCAAGGGCAAGAAGGAGCGCATCGGCAAGCTCTTCCAGATGCACGCCAACAAGGAGAACCCGGTCGACGAGGCCGTCGCGGGCCACATCTACGCGATGATCGGCCTGAAGGACACCACGACCGGTGACACCCTGTGCGACCAGGCGAACCCGATCGTCCTCGAGTCGATGACGTTCCCGGACCCGGTCATCCAGGTCTCGATCGAGCCCAAGACCAAGTCCGACCAGGAGAAGCTGGGCACCGCGATCCAGAAGCTCGCCGAAGAGGATCCGACCTTCTCGGTCGAGCTCGACGAGGAGACCGGCCAGACCGTCATCGGCGGCATGGGCGAGCTCCACCTCGACATCCTCGTCGACCGTATGCGTCGTGAGTTCAAGGTCGAGGCCAACGTCGGCAAGCCGCAGGTTGCGTACCGTGAGACCATCACCAAGCCGGTCGAGAAGCACGAGTTCACGCACAAGAAGCAGACCGGTGGTTCGGGCCAGTTCGCAAAGGTCATCATCGCCCTCGAGCCGTTCGTCGGCGAGGACGGCGCGAGCTACGAGTTCGAGAACAAGGTCTCCGGTGGCCGCGTTCCGCGCGAGTACATCCCCTCGGTCGACGCCGGTGCCCAGGACGCGATGCAGTACGGTGTTCTCGCCGGTTACCCGCTCGTGAACCTGAAGCTGACCCTGCTCGACGGCGCTTACCACGACGTCGACTCCTCGGAAATGGCCTTCAAGGTCGCCGGTTCGCAGGCGCTCAAGGAAGCCGCCCGCAAGGCCGGCCCGGTCATTCTCGAGCCGCTCATGGCTGTCGAGGTCACCACGCCCGAGGACTACATGGGTGAAGTGATCGGCGACCTCAACTCCCGCCGTGGCCAGATCCAGGCCATGGAGGAACGCAGTGGTGCCCGTGTCGTGAAGGCGCTGGTTCCGCTCTCGGAGATGTTCGGTTACATCGGTGACCTGCGGTCGAAGACCCAGGGCCGAGCGAACTTCTCCATGGTGTTCGATTCCTACGCAGAGGTTCCCGCGAACGTCTCGAAGGAAATCATCGCCAAGGCGACCGGCGAGTAA
- a CDS encoding DUF3558 domain-containing protein: MKRRTIPAAAAVSVLALSGCGATVDGTPVREGATAPGSSSAYAALLTECDAVDGGQIADAVGGGAIERGFFGAICRWSVAGPAGPVRVTFDWFETGALDVERETSRRLGYTVEDASVDGRRAVLARQPQDPGSCGISTGSPASGVVGWWVQYRGGAHPDPCEAAATLAKLTLNLSA; this comes from the coding sequence GTGAAGCGCCGCACGATCCCGGCGGCTGCTGCCGTGAGCGTCCTCGCGCTCTCGGGTTGCGGCGCCACCGTCGACGGCACGCCCGTACGCGAGGGGGCGACCGCGCCGGGATCGTCGTCCGCGTATGCGGCGCTGCTCACCGAATGTGACGCGGTCGACGGCGGCCAGATCGCCGACGCCGTGGGCGGCGGCGCGATCGAGCGCGGCTTCTTCGGTGCGATCTGCCGGTGGTCCGTCGCCGGCCCGGCCGGCCCGGTGCGGGTGACGTTCGACTGGTTCGAGACGGGTGCGCTCGACGTCGAGCGCGAGACGTCGCGCCGCCTGGGCTACACGGTCGAGGACGCGAGTGTCGACGGCCGTCGGGCGGTGCTCGCGCGGCAACCGCAGGATCCCGGTTCGTGCGGGATCTCCACCGGCAGCCCCGCCTCGGGTGTCGTCGGCTGGTGGGTGCAGTACCGGGGCGGGGCACATCCCGACCCCTGTGAGGCTGCGGCCACGCTGGCGAAACTGACGCTGAACCTGAGCGCCTGA
- a CDS encoding LysR family transcriptional regulator, with translation MELRQLEYFVAVAEEANFTRAAARVHISQSGISAQIRQLENELGALLFDRSARVTTLTAAGEAALPHARATLAAARAVRESVDDVNQLVRGRLAVGMVTACTVTPLFDALSACRRAHPGIVVDLVEDNSDRLVDRVRAGTLDIALVGVAEHPPADLASLTIVSERLVAVAPAGHPLTALPATRLSDVCVYPLICLPAGTGIRTVLDRGCAGLSITPHIAMQASTPDAVTDLAARGLGVAVLSESMAASCPDLVPVVIEDVDIAAVLALVWRPAPSPALRELLSLARRAFTITAS, from the coding sequence ATGGAACTGCGTCAGCTCGAGTACTTCGTCGCCGTCGCGGAGGAAGCCAATTTCACCCGTGCCGCGGCGCGTGTGCACATCAGCCAGTCCGGTATCAGCGCACAGATTCGCCAGCTGGAGAACGAACTGGGTGCGCTCCTGTTCGACCGGTCCGCCCGGGTCACGACGCTCACCGCAGCCGGCGAAGCCGCTCTCCCCCACGCCCGCGCCACGCTCGCCGCGGCTCGGGCCGTGCGTGAATCCGTCGACGACGTGAATCAGCTGGTCCGCGGGCGGCTCGCGGTGGGAATGGTCACCGCGTGCACCGTGACGCCGCTCTTCGACGCGCTCTCGGCCTGCCGACGCGCGCATCCGGGCATCGTGGTCGATCTCGTCGAGGACAACTCCGATCGACTCGTCGACCGGGTGCGCGCGGGCACGCTCGACATCGCGCTCGTCGGGGTGGCGGAGCACCCGCCCGCCGATCTCGCCTCACTGACGATCGTGTCCGAACGTCTCGTCGCGGTCGCGCCCGCCGGGCACCCGCTCACCGCGCTGCCGGCCACGCGACTGTCCGACGTGTGCGTGTACCCGCTGATCTGCCTTCCCGCGGGGACCGGTATCCGAACGGTGTTGGACCGCGGCTGCGCGGGACTGTCCATCACCCCGCACATTGCGATGCAGGCCAGCACACCGGACGCGGTGACGGATCTCGCGGCCCGCGGACTGGGGGTGGCCGTCCTGAGCGAGTCGATGGCCGCGTCCTGTCCGGATCTGGTCCCGGTCGTCATCGAGGACGTCGACATCGCGGCGGTGCTGGCACTCGTCTGGCGCCCCGCACCGTCCCCCGCCCTGCGCGAGCTGTTGAGTCTGGCCCGACGCGCCTTCACGATCACCGCGTCCTGA
- a CDS encoding DUF3558 domain-containing protein, with amino-acid sequence MPKKLVGALLAAVPLLLAGCGGGGSAEGASGDAPASTAGGAGPFFGECGSVTDDEVAKAFGVPGFGTAVRNSVGCEWQSSAQDGQGSPHVSFSWYRGSPIGRERVGSELIGRPATDIEIGGRPGFVASFSSRLCELGVQFGDDFVHWSIAYADAAPTADPCRAAQRLAELTVERAVK; translated from the coding sequence ATGCCGAAGAAGCTGGTGGGTGCCCTGCTGGCTGCGGTGCCGCTGCTGCTCGCCGGCTGTGGCGGCGGCGGATCCGCGGAGGGCGCGTCCGGTGACGCGCCGGCGTCGACCGCGGGGGGTGCCGGTCCGTTCTTCGGTGAATGCGGGTCCGTGACCGACGACGAGGTCGCGAAGGCGTTCGGCGTCCCCGGCTTCGGGACCGCCGTCCGCAACTCGGTGGGCTGCGAGTGGCAGTCGTCCGCGCAGGACGGCCAGGGCTCCCCGCACGTCTCCTTCTCCTGGTACCGCGGCAGCCCGATCGGACGCGAGCGCGTCGGCAGTGAACTGATCGGGCGCCCGGCCACCGACATCGAGATCGGCGGCCGTCCCGGGTTCGTCGCCTCGTTCTCGAGTCGGTTGTGCGAGCTGGGCGTGCAGTTCGGCGACGATTTCGTGCACTGGTCGATCGCCTACGCGGACGCCGCGCCGACGGCGGATCCGTGCCGGGCGGCCCAGCGGCTCGCCGAGCTGACCGTCGAGAGGGCTGTGAAGTGA
- a CDS encoding acyl-CoA dehydrogenase family protein, with amino-acid sequence MSNFIETEEQKELRAAVSKLAQRFNYVDYVLPKARKGEPLTELWNEAGKLGFLGVNLPEEYGGGGAGIYELALVQEELAAQGAGLLLVVVSPAICGTIIGKYGTDAQKQEWLTALADGSKIMAFGITEPDAGSNSHQITTTARRDGEDWILRGNKVFISGVDQADAVLIVARTEDHKTGKLKPALFIVPTDAENFVATPMEMDIVEPDHQFTLFLDDVRLPADALVGSEDAALMQLFAGLNPERILGAAMAIGMGRWALEAGVKFAKERTVWKTPIGAHQGLAHPLAQCKIELELAKLMLQKAAVLYDSGDDFGAAEAANMAKYAAAEASIKTLDQAIQTHGGGGLTKEYGLSAMLGAARIARVAPVSREMILNFVAQHSLGLPKSY; translated from the coding sequence ATGAGCAACTTCATCGAGACGGAGGAGCAGAAGGAGTTGCGGGCCGCGGTGTCCAAGCTCGCGCAGCGCTTCAACTACGTCGACTACGTGCTGCCGAAGGCGCGCAAGGGCGAGCCGCTCACCGAACTGTGGAACGAGGCCGGCAAGCTCGGCTTCCTCGGTGTGAACCTGCCCGAGGAGTACGGCGGTGGGGGAGCGGGCATCTACGAACTCGCGCTGGTGCAGGAGGAACTCGCGGCGCAGGGCGCCGGGCTGCTGCTGGTCGTGGTCTCGCCCGCGATCTGCGGCACCATCATCGGCAAGTACGGCACCGACGCGCAGAAGCAGGAGTGGCTCACCGCGTTGGCCGACGGCTCGAAGATCATGGCGTTCGGCATCACCGAACCCGATGCCGGTTCCAACTCCCACCAGATCACCACCACCGCACGGCGGGACGGTGAGGACTGGATCCTTCGGGGCAACAAGGTCTTCATCTCCGGGGTCGACCAGGCCGACGCCGTCCTGATCGTCGCGCGCACCGAGGACCACAAGACCGGCAAGCTCAAGCCGGCGCTGTTCATCGTGCCCACCGACGCCGAGAATTTCGTCGCGACGCCGATGGAGATGGACATCGTCGAGCCGGACCACCAGTTCACGCTGTTCCTCGACGACGTGCGACTGCCCGCCGACGCGCTCGTCGGCTCCGAGGACGCGGCGCTGATGCAGCTGTTCGCCGGCCTCAACCCCGAGCGCATCCTCGGCGCGGCGATGGCGATCGGTATGGGGCGGTGGGCGCTCGAGGCCGGGGTGAAGTTCGCGAAGGAGCGCACCGTCTGGAAGACGCCGATCGGTGCCCACCAGGGTCTCGCGCACCCCCTGGCCCAGTGCAAGATCGAACTCGAACTGGCGAAGCTGATGCTGCAGAAGGCCGCGGTGCTCTACGACAGCGGCGACGACTTCGGCGCAGCCGAGGCGGCCAACATGGCCAAGTACGCGGCCGCCGAGGCCAGCATCAAGACCCTCGACCAGGCGATCCAGACCCACGGCGGCGGCGGGCTCACCAAGGAGTACGGGCTGTCCGCGATGCTCGGCGCGGCCCGGATCGCGCGGGTGGCGCCGGTGAGCCGCGAGATGATCCTCAACTTCGTCGCCCAACACTCGTTGGGCCTGCCCAAGTCTTACTAG
- the rpsL gene encoding 30S ribosomal protein S12, translating into MPTINQLVRKGRRDKAAKVKTAALKGSPQRRGVCTRVYTTTPKKPNSALRKVARVRLTSSVEVTAYIPGEGHNLQEHSMVLVRGGRVKDLPGVRYKIIRGSLDTQGVKNRKQARSRYGAKKEKS; encoded by the coding sequence ATGCCAACCATCAACCAGCTGGTCCGTAAGGGCCGCCGCGACAAGGCCGCCAAGGTCAAGACCGCGGCCCTGAAGGGCAGCCCGCAGCGTCGTGGCGTGTGCACTCGCGTGTACACCACCACCCCGAAGAAGCCGAACTCGGCGCTTCGGAAGGTCGCCCGTGTGCGCCTGACCAGCTCTGTCGAGGTCACCGCTTACATCCCGGGTGAGGGCCACAACCTGCAGGAGCACTCGATGGTGCTCGTCCGCGGCGGTCGTGTTAAGGACCTCCCCGGTGTGCGCTACAAGATCATCCGCGGCTCGCTCGACACCCAGGGTGTCAAGAACCGCAAGCAGGCTCGCAGCCGTTACGGCGCCAAGAAGGAGAAGAGCTAA
- a CDS encoding enoyl-CoA hydratase family protein, with protein MTDRRVRYDVADGAATLTLDSPHNRNAISTLLVEQLRQALADAAADDGVRAVVLTHTGGTFCAGADLSEASAAADADPAELAAARTRQMTELLRAIVELPKPVIGRIDGHVRAGGMGLIGACDVVVAGPDSTFALTEARLGLAASIISLTVIPRLTSRAAGRYFLTAEKFGPHEAEAIGLISEAVQDSKEAVRELVATLRACSPQGLAESKKLTTMRMVADFDRYAEGLAAQSARLFGSEEAVEGMTAFLQKRPPRWAVEG; from the coding sequence ATGACGGATCGACGTGTCCGCTACGACGTCGCCGACGGTGCGGCGACACTGACCCTCGACTCGCCGCACAACCGCAACGCGATCTCGACGCTGCTGGTGGAGCAGTTGCGGCAGGCGCTGGCCGACGCTGCGGCGGACGACGGTGTGCGCGCCGTCGTGCTCACCCACACGGGCGGCACGTTCTGCGCGGGGGCGGACCTGTCGGAGGCGAGCGCGGCCGCGGACGCGGACCCGGCGGAGCTCGCGGCGGCGCGCACCAGGCAGATGACCGAACTGCTGCGGGCGATCGTCGAGCTGCCCAAACCGGTGATCGGACGGATCGACGGTCACGTCCGCGCCGGCGGAATGGGATTGATCGGAGCGTGCGACGTCGTCGTGGCCGGGCCGGACAGTACGTTCGCCCTCACGGAAGCGCGTCTCGGTCTGGCCGCGTCCATCATCTCGCTGACGGTGATCCCGCGACTCACCTCGCGGGCGGCCGGACGATATTTCCTGACGGCGGAGAAGTTCGGGCCCCACGAGGCCGAGGCGATCGGGTTGATCAGCGAGGCCGTTCAGGATTCGAAGGAGGCGGTGCGCGAGTTGGTGGCCACGTTGCGGGCGTGTTCGCCGCAGGGGCTGGCGGAGTCCAAGAAGCTCACGACGATGCGGATGGTGGCCGACTTCGACCGCTACGCGGAGGGCCTGGCGGCGCAGTCCGCCAGGCTGTTCGGTTCGGAGGAGGCCGTCGAGGGGATGACGGCGTTCCTGCAGAAGCGGCCGCCGCGGTGGGCCGTCGAGGGCTGA
- the rpsG gene encoding 30S ribosomal protein S7, with product MPRKGPAPKRPLVADPVYGSPLVTQLVNKILLDGKKSTAERIVYGALEQAREKTGTDPVVTLKRALDNVKPALEVRSRRVGGATYQVPVEVRPGRSTTLALRWLVTFSRARREKTMVERLANELLDASNGLGASVKRREDTHKMAEANKAFAHYRW from the coding sequence ATGCCACGTAAGGGCCCCGCTCCCAAGCGCCCGCTCGTCGCCGACCCGGTCTACGGCTCGCCGCTGGTCACGCAGCTGGTGAACAAGATCCTGCTGGACGGCAAGAAGTCCACCGCCGAGCGCATCGTCTACGGTGCCCTCGAGCAGGCTCGCGAGAAGACCGGCACCGATCCGGTCGTCACCCTCAAGCGCGCGCTCGACAACGTCAAGCCCGCCCTCGAGGTCCGCAGCCGCCGCGTCGGTGGCGCCACCTACCAGGTGCCGGTCGAGGTTCGCCCCGGCCGCTCCACCACGCTGGCCCTGCGCTGGCTGGTCACCTTCTCGCGCGCTCGTCGTGAGAAGACCATGGTCGAGCGTCTCGCCAACGAGCTTCTCGATGCGAGCAACGGCCTGGGCGCTTCGGTGAAGCGTCGCGAGGACACCCACAAGATGGCTGAAGCCAACAAGGCGTTCGCGCACTACCGCTGGTGA
- a CDS encoding acetyl/propionyl/methylcrotonyl-CoA carboxylase subunit alpha: protein MTSASNSTITSVLVANRGEIARRVFATCRRSGVGTVAVFSDPDAASPHVAEADAAIRLPGATPAQTYLRADAIIAAAQAAGADAIHPGYGFLSENADFAQAVEAAGLTWIGPPAKSIALMGSKVESKRIMAEAGVPVLAELDPESVTEADLPVLVKASAGGGGRGMRVVRELSALPHEIEAARREAQSAFGDPTVFCERYLETGRHIEVQVMADRHGTVWAIGERECSIQRRHQKVVEEAPSPLVERIPAMRARLFDAARLAANAIGYEGAGTVEFLADEAGDFFFLEMNTRLQVEHPVTECTTGLDLVELQLQVASGAELPAEPPAIGGHSIEVRLYAEDPAHGWRPQSGVVERIELPGSTVEFEVLERTGVRLDSGVENGSAVSVFYDPMLAKVISYAPTRAQAAQVLASALARTRLHGLQTNRDLLVNVLRHPAFLAGDTDTAFFDTHGLDSLARPLADENAERLSALAAAVADAAANRAAAPVLGALPSGWRNLPSQPQSKRYNGIHGDHDIRYLLTRSGLRAEDFDDVALVSSTPDRVVLDVGGLQRRFDVARYGDRVCVDSPLGPVTLTALARFVDPSTVVAEGSLLAPMPGAVIRLGATVGDRVAAGQPILWLEAMKMEHTVKAPTSGVLTELPVAVGQQVDVGSVLAIVEAEVAEGETA from the coding sequence ATGACTTCTGCGAGTAACTCCACGATTACGTCCGTGCTGGTCGCCAACCGCGGCGAGATCGCCCGCCGCGTGTTCGCGACGTGCCGTCGCAGCGGCGTCGGCACCGTGGCGGTGTTCTCCGACCCGGACGCCGCGAGCCCGCACGTCGCGGAGGCCGACGCCGCCATCCGGCTGCCGGGAGCGACCCCCGCCCAGACGTACCTGCGCGCCGACGCGATCATCGCCGCGGCGCAGGCCGCCGGCGCCGACGCCATCCATCCCGGCTACGGATTCCTCTCGGAGAATGCCGATTTCGCACAGGCCGTCGAGGCGGCCGGTCTCACGTGGATCGGCCCGCCCGCCAAGTCGATCGCGCTCATGGGCTCGAAGGTCGAGTCCAAGCGCATCATGGCCGAGGCCGGGGTGCCGGTCCTCGCGGAACTCGACCCCGAGTCGGTGACCGAGGCCGACCTGCCGGTCCTGGTCAAGGCGTCCGCCGGCGGCGGCGGGCGCGGCATGCGGGTGGTGCGCGAGCTGTCGGCGCTGCCGCACGAGATCGAGGCGGCCCGCCGCGAGGCGCAGTCCGCGTTCGGTGATCCGACGGTGTTCTGCGAGCGCTACCTCGAGACCGGACGTCACATCGAGGTGCAGGTGATGGCCGACCGGCACGGCACCGTGTGGGCGATCGGGGAGCGCGAGTGCTCCATCCAGCGTCGCCACCAGAAAGTGGTCGAGGAGGCGCCGTCGCCGCTCGTCGAACGCATTCCAGCCATGCGAGCCAGGCTGTTCGACGCCGCGCGCCTCGCCGCGAACGCGATCGGTTACGAGGGCGCGGGCACCGTCGAGTTCCTGGCCGACGAGGCTGGCGACTTCTTCTTCCTGGAGATGAACACCCGCCTGCAGGTGGAGCATCCCGTCACCGAATGCACCACCGGACTCGACCTCGTCGAACTGCAGCTGCAGGTGGCGTCCGGTGCCGAACTGCCCGCCGAGCCGCCCGCGATCGGGGGCCATTCGATCGAGGTCCGGCTCTACGCCGAGGACCCGGCGCACGGCTGGCGTCCGCAGAGCGGCGTCGTCGAGCGTATCGAACTGCCCGGCAGCACCGTCGAGTTCGAGGTCCTCGAACGCACCGGCGTGCGCCTGGATTCGGGTGTGGAGAACGGTTCGGCGGTGAGCGTCTTCTACGACCCGATGCTTGCCAAGGTCATCTCGTACGCGCCCACCCGCGCCCAGGCCGCGCAGGTGCTGGCGTCGGCGCTGGCCCGCACCCGCCTGCACGGGCTGCAGACCAACCGCGATCTGCTCGTCAACGTTCTGCGGCACCCGGCGTTCCTCGCGGGCGACACCGACACCGCGTTCTTCGACACCCACGGGCTCGACTCGCTGGCGCGTCCCCTCGCCGACGAGAACGCGGAGAGGCTCTCGGCGCTGGCGGCCGCTGTCGCCGACGCCGCGGCCAACCGTGCCGCCGCACCGGTGCTCGGCGCACTGCCGAGCGGCTGGCGCAACCTGCCGTCGCAGCCGCAGAGCAAGCGGTACAACGGGATTCACGGCGACCACGACATCCGCTACCTGCTCACCCGATCGGGTCTGCGTGCGGAGGACTTCGACGACGTCGCGCTCGTGTCGTCCACGCCCGACCGCGTGGTGCTCGACGTCGGCGGGCTGCAGCGCCGGTTCGACGTCGCCCGCTACGGCGACCGGGTGTGCGTCGACTCGCCGCTCGGGCCGGTGACGCTCACCGCGCTCGCGCGGTTCGTCGACCCGTCGACCGTCGTCGCGGAGGGCTCGCTGCTGGCGCCCATGCCCGGCGCGGTCATCCGCCTCGGCGCGACCGTCGGAGACCGGGTCGCTGCCGGGCAGCCGATCCTGTGGCTCGAGGCCATGAAGATGGAACACACCGTCAAGGCGCCCACCTCGGGCGTGCTCACCGAACTACCCGTCGCCGTCGGCCAGCAGGTCGACGTCGGATCAGTCCTGGCAATCGTGGAAGCAGAAGTCGCAGAAGGAGAAACCGCATGA
- the tuf gene encoding elongation factor Tu — MAKAKFERTKPHVNIGTIGHVDHGKTTTTAAITKVLADKYPDLNESFAFDQIDKAPEEKARGITINISHVEYQTEKRHYAHVDAPGHADYIKNMITGAAQMDGAILVVAATDGPMPQTREHVLLARQVGVPYILVALNKADMVDDEEILELVEMEVRELLAGQEFDENAPVIPISALKALEGDAKWVKSIEDLMDAVDESIPDPVRETDKPFLMPVEDVFTITGRGTVVTGRIERGVVNVNEEVEIVGIRPDVTKTTVTGIEMFRKLLDQGQAGDNVGLLVRGIKREDVERGQVVVKPGTTTPHTEFEGQAYILSKDEGGRHTPFFNNYRPQFYFRTTDVTGVVTLPEGTEMVMPGDNTEMSVVLIQPVAMDEGLRFAIREGGRTVGAGRVTKIVK; from the coding sequence GTGGCGAAGGCGAAGTTCGAGCGGACCAAGCCGCACGTGAACATCGGCACCATCGGTCACGTCGACCACGGCAAGACCACGACCACCGCGGCCATCACCAAGGTGCTCGCCGACAAGTACCCGGATCTCAACGAGAGCTTCGCGTTCGACCAGATCGACAAGGCTCCCGAGGAGAAGGCTCGCGGCATCACGATCAACATCTCGCATGTTGAGTACCAGACGGAGAAGCGTCACTACGCTCACGTCGATGCCCCCGGTCACGCCGACTACATCAAGAACATGATCACCGGCGCTGCCCAGATGGACGGTGCGATCCTGGTCGTGGCCGCCACCGACGGCCCGATGCCGCAGACCCGCGAGCACGTGCTGCTCGCCCGCCAGGTCGGCGTGCCCTACATCCTCGTCGCGCTGAACAAGGCCGACATGGTCGACGACGAGGAAATCCTCGAGCTCGTCGAGATGGAGGTCCGCGAGCTGCTGGCCGGCCAGGAGTTCGACGAGAACGCTCCGGTCATCCCGATCTCGGCTCTGAAGGCACTCGAGGGCGACGCCAAGTGGGTCAAGTCCATCGAGGATCTGATGGACGCCGTCGACGAGTCCATCCCGGACCCGGTTCGTGAGACCGACAAGCCGTTCCTGATGCCGGTCGAGGACGTCTTCACGATCACCGGTCGTGGCACCGTCGTCACCGGTCGTATCGAGCGTGGCGTTGTCAACGTGAACGAGGAAGTCGAGATCGTCGGCATCCGTCCCGATGTCACCAAGACCACGGTCACGGGCATCGAGATGTTCCGCAAGCTGCTCGACCAGGGCCAGGCGGGCGACAACGTCGGCCTGCTGGTTCGTGGCATCAAGCGCGAGGACGTCGAGCGTGGCCAGGTTGTCGTCAAGCCCGGCACCACCACCCCGCACACCGAGTTCGAGGGCCAGGCGTACATCCTGTCCAAGGACGAGGGCGGCCGCCACACGCCGTTCTTCAACAACTACCGTCCGCAGTTCTACTTCCGTACGACTGACGTGACGGGCGTTGTGACCCTGCCCGAGGGCACCGAGATGGTCATGCCCGGTGACAACACCGAGATGTCCGTCGTGCTGATCCAGCCGGTCGCCATGGACGAGGGCCTGCGCTTCGCGATCCGTGAGGGTGGCCGCACCGTCGGTGCCGGTCGCGTCACCAAGATCGTCAAGTGA
- a CDS encoding TetR/AcrR family transcriptional regulator has product MRAPQQDRSRLTRHRLLEATVDCLAEFGWSATTVAVVAQRAGVSRGATQHHFPTREDLITAALEFMFDSRMEQAHREATELPDGAGRTEAVVARLVDYYTSTLFKAALQVWTAAAADAELRARVVPLEERFGRVAHRTAVESLGVDDSDPAIRGLVQATLDLARGLGLADVLTDDSRRRDEIVRCWAAQLDAALGSIAAAPSPTAQLS; this is encoded by the coding sequence ATGCGCGCACCACAACAGGACAGGAGCCGCCTCACCAGGCACCGACTCCTCGAAGCGACCGTCGACTGCCTGGCCGAGTTCGGTTGGTCGGCCACGACGGTGGCCGTCGTCGCGCAGCGGGCCGGAGTCTCGCGGGGGGCCACGCAGCACCATTTCCCGACGCGTGAGGACCTGATCACCGCGGCGCTCGAGTTCATGTTCGACAGCCGCATGGAGCAGGCGCACCGGGAGGCCACCGAGTTGCCCGACGGCGCCGGTCGCACCGAGGCGGTGGTCGCGCGGCTCGTCGACTACTACACGAGCACGCTGTTCAAGGCGGCACTGCAGGTGTGGACCGCCGCGGCCGCCGACGCGGAACTGCGGGCGCGGGTCGTCCCGCTCGAGGAGCGATTCGGCCGCGTCGCACACCGCACCGCTGTCGAGAGCCTCGGCGTCGACGACTCGGACCCCGCCATTCGCGGCCTCGTCCAGGCCACCCTCGATCTGGCCCGCGGGCTCGGCCTCGCCGACGTCCTGACCGACGACTCGCGGCGGCGCGACGAGATCGTGCGGTGCTGGGCGGCCCAGCTCGATGCGGCGCTCGGCTCGATCGCCGCCGCGCCGTCGCCCACGGCCCAGCTGTCGTAG